A stretch of Acaryochloris thomasi RCC1774 DNA encodes these proteins:
- a CDS encoding transposase, whose product LYKARHLIENFFAKIKQYRAIATRYDKRAVNFLGAIYLAASVIWLN is encoded by the coding sequence CCTCTACAAAGCTCGACATCTGATAGAGAACTTTTTTGCCAAGATCAAGCAGTATCGGGCAATTGCCACACGCTACGATAAACGAGCCGTCAATTTTCTAGGAGCTATTTACCTAGCAGCCTCTGTTATATGGCTTAATTGA